Proteins encoded by one window of Phycisphaeraceae bacterium:
- the pstB gene encoding phosphate ABC transporter ATP-binding protein yields MPRPRGAGESALVRAVREGTGFTPKLHEGISELDAVVDVREFSLWYGSAKALHSVSMAIPRKGVTAMIGPSGCGKSTLLRSINRLNDLIDGVRVEGQMLLNQSPVYAPNVDVIELRKRLGMVFQKPNPFPMSIFENVVYPLRIDGENRRSLLQEACESALRSAALWGEVKDRLKSSALGLSGGQQQRLCIARAIVADPEVLLLDEPCSALDPLSTLRIEELIHSIAQRYTVIIVTHNMQQAARVSQYTAFMYLGRLVEFGHTDAIFQNPHLEETEQYVSGRFG; encoded by the coding sequence ATGCCCAGGCCGCGAGGTGCGGGCGAGAGCGCGCTCGTGCGTGCGGTCCGTGAAGGCACCGGATTCACTCCGAAATTGCACGAAGGCATTTCGGAACTTGATGCTGTGGTCGATGTACGGGAATTCAGCCTGTGGTATGGTTCTGCCAAGGCGCTGCATTCGGTCTCGATGGCGATTCCGCGCAAGGGAGTCACGGCCATGATCGGCCCATCGGGCTGTGGCAAGTCCACACTTCTGCGTTCGATCAACCGTCTCAACGATCTGATCGACGGGGTGCGGGTCGAGGGGCAGATGCTGCTCAATCAGAGTCCGGTCTATGCGCCCAATGTTGATGTCATCGAGTTACGCAAGCGTCTGGGCATGGTGTTTCAGAAGCCGAACCCGTTTCCAATGTCAATCTTCGAGAACGTGGTGTATCCGCTGCGCATTGACGGGGAGAATCGGCGCAGCCTCCTGCAGGAGGCCTGCGAGAGTGCGTTGCGTTCGGCCGCACTCTGGGGCGAAGTGAAGGATCGCCTTAAGAGTTCAGCGCTGGGTCTTTCGGGCGGTCAACAGCAGAGGCTTTGCATTGCGCGGGCAATCGTGGCCGACCCGGAGGTGCTGCTGCTCGATGAGCCCTGTTCAGCGTTGGATCCGCTCTCGACGCTGAGGATTGAAGAGTTGATCCACAGCATCGCGCAGCGGTACACGGTCATCATCGTGACGCACAATATGCAGCAGGCCGCCCGGGTGAGCCAGTACACGGCTTTCATGTACCTGGGGCGGCTGGTCGAGTTTGGCCATACCGACGCCATTTTTCAGAACCCTCACCTGGAGGAGACCGAGCAGTATGTGTCGGGGCGGTTTGGGTGA
- a CDS encoding 2-oxoglutarate dehydrogenase E1 component produces the protein MTAGSKPVLSSVNGWNADYLEQQFEAFRTNPDSVTPDLRLFFQGFQLAMAEELRFAGSTGANGVPVTRSDSVWTSRLDSTQHGGEASNFQSAVDDLINAYRTLGHIAAQLDPFGNPRERPEPLNLSHHGLTDADLDRVVNAAVLGLEHETTLRALIDRLERVYCGPIGVEFMHIADTEQREWLLNRFESASGSIPLDRNQRAQILELLTRSESFERFLGKRYPGDKRFSLEGSESLIPLIEWSLMAATEFDAEEIVLGMAHRGRLNVLNNILGKTHQQIFTEFEESWEEDFADGGGDVKYHRGYSGTRRFANGRMLHLAMASNPSHLESVDAVVEGRCRAKQRLRGDFERRRVIPLLIHGDAAIIGQGMVFEVMNLSQLEGYTTGGTVHIVVNNHIGFTTTPEDARSSRYCTDIAKAIDAPIFHVNGEDPDACVATAQFAMEYRQKFRRDVFIDMWCYRRYGHNEQDEQSFTQPLLARDIRNKASVLSLYSSKLLESGDISEADVAAIGHRLAEALEQAQQAARETPNDPTIDPGSARWTGLVNAYSFEPTETRVSRELLAEVCDALGRAPEGFNLNKKLEPIMGARRSLLETGDISYADAESLAFGTLLAEGNPIRLSGQDVRRGTFSHRHAVIRDVETGEPYIPLNNIRSQSNMQQFDPKALGEGEQAHFCIFDSPLSEQSVLGFEYGYSLADPNLLVLWEAQFGDFSNGAQVIIDQYIASAEAKWGRWSGLVMLLPHGYEGAGPEHSSCRIERFLELCGNDNLQVVYPSTAAQAFHVLRRQLRRSFRKPLIVATPKSMLRVPTSHINELMTGTFLEMLDDPMFESEGRNRSSVTRIVLCSGKLYWDLDERRRQLKRDDIAIIRVEQIYPFHSRMLGEILSRYPQNAECVYAQEETRNAASYLFVADRMATDLNMERPRYIGRPAVGTPATGSKKKHKYEHEKILSGAIGPKPESTEGSGTRILASA, from the coding sequence ATGACCGCCGGATCCAAGCCTGTACTTTCGTCTGTCAATGGCTGGAACGCAGACTACCTCGAACAGCAGTTCGAGGCGTTTCGCACGAATCCAGACTCCGTCACGCCGGATCTCCGGCTGTTCTTTCAGGGTTTTCAACTTGCGATGGCAGAGGAGCTTCGGTTCGCCGGATCGACTGGTGCCAACGGAGTGCCCGTTACACGTTCTGATTCTGTTTGGACAAGTCGACTCGATTCGACCCAACATGGGGGCGAGGCGTCAAACTTCCAATCCGCAGTCGATGACCTCATCAATGCCTATCGGACGCTGGGGCACATCGCGGCCCAACTCGATCCATTCGGCAATCCGCGAGAGCGACCCGAGCCTCTGAATTTGTCCCATCACGGGCTTACTGATGCTGACCTTGATCGCGTTGTGAATGCGGCAGTGCTCGGGCTCGAACATGAAACGACGCTCAGAGCCCTCATTGACAGGCTCGAACGAGTGTACTGCGGCCCGATCGGGGTCGAGTTCATGCATATTGCCGACACGGAGCAACGCGAGTGGCTGCTCAATCGCTTCGAATCGGCCAGCGGGAGCATACCGCTCGATCGCAATCAGCGGGCGCAAATTCTCGAGTTGCTGACGCGGTCGGAATCATTCGAGCGCTTCCTGGGCAAGCGATACCCGGGCGACAAGCGTTTCAGTCTCGAGGGTTCAGAGTCGTTGATTCCGCTGATCGAGTGGTCGCTGATGGCGGCGACCGAGTTTGACGCCGAAGAGATCGTGCTCGGGATGGCCCATCGCGGGCGGCTCAATGTTCTCAACAACATTCTTGGCAAGACCCATCAGCAGATTTTTACCGAGTTTGAGGAATCGTGGGAAGAGGATTTTGCTGACGGCGGTGGCGACGTCAAGTACCATCGTGGGTATTCGGGAACACGGCGTTTTGCCAACGGGCGCATGCTGCATCTCGCCATGGCGAGCAATCCGAGCCACCTCGAGTCAGTTGATGCCGTGGTGGAGGGTCGCTGCCGTGCCAAGCAGAGGCTTCGGGGCGACTTCGAGCGCAGGCGTGTGATTCCGCTGTTGATCCATGGCGACGCGGCGATCATCGGGCAGGGAATGGTTTTTGAAGTGATGAACCTTTCGCAACTTGAAGGGTACACGACCGGCGGCACTGTGCACATCGTCGTCAACAATCACATCGGGTTTACGACGACTCCTGAGGACGCTCGCTCATCGCGGTATTGCACAGATATCGCCAAGGCCATCGACGCGCCCATCTTCCACGTTAATGGGGAGGACCCCGACGCGTGTGTGGCGACGGCCCAGTTTGCGATGGAGTACCGTCAGAAGTTCAGGCGCGATGTGTTCATCGACATGTGGTGTTATCGCCGATACGGCCACAACGAACAGGACGAGCAATCGTTCACGCAGCCTCTGCTGGCGCGGGACATTCGCAACAAGGCAAGCGTACTTTCGCTTTATTCGTCGAAGCTGCTCGAGTCGGGTGACATCTCGGAAGCCGATGTGGCCGCGATCGGTCACCGCTTGGCCGAGGCGCTCGAGCAGGCTCAGCAGGCCGCCCGTGAGACGCCGAACGATCCCACGATCGACCCCGGTAGCGCCCGCTGGACAGGATTGGTCAACGCCTATTCGTTTGAGCCGACCGAAACACGCGTGAGCCGCGAGTTGCTGGCCGAGGTCTGCGATGCGCTTGGACGTGCTCCAGAAGGGTTTAATCTCAACAAGAAGCTTGAACCGATCATGGGAGCGCGGCGTTCGCTACTCGAGACCGGGGACATCAGTTATGCCGATGCCGAGTCGCTTGCGTTCGGCACGTTGCTCGCGGAAGGAAATCCGATTCGCCTGTCGGGGCAGGATGTGCGCAGAGGGACGTTCAGCCATAGACACGCGGTCATTCGCGATGTGGAAACCGGCGAGCCGTACATTCCGCTCAACAATATTCGCAGTCAGTCGAATATGCAGCAGTTCGATCCGAAGGCACTGGGCGAAGGTGAGCAGGCACACTTCTGCATCTTTGACAGTCCCCTGAGCGAGCAGTCGGTGCTCGGGTTTGAGTACGGATACTCACTGGCGGATCCGAATCTGCTGGTGCTGTGGGAAGCGCAGTTTGGTGATTTTTCCAATGGCGCGCAGGTCATCATCGACCAGTACATTGCCTCGGCAGAAGCCAAGTGGGGGCGGTGGTCTGGTCTTGTGATGCTGTTGCCACACGGGTATGAGGGTGCGGGTCCGGAGCATTCGTCTTGTCGTATCGAGCGTTTCCTGGAGTTGTGCGGCAACGACAACCTGCAGGTGGTGTATCCGAGCACCGCTGCCCAGGCATTTCACGTTCTGCGCCGGCAACTGCGGCGTTCGTTCCGCAAGCCTCTGATTGTTGCAACACCCAAGAGCATGTTGCGCGTTCCGACGAGTCATATCAACGAACTGATGACGGGTACGTTCCTGGAAATGCTCGATGACCCGATGTTCGAAAGCGAAGGGCGCAACCGGAGCAGCGTGACACGCATCGTGCTGTGCAGCGGAAAACTGTATTGGGATCTTGACGAGCGACGTCGCCAGTTGAAACGCGACGATATCGCAATCATTCGCGTGGAACAGATCTACCCATTCCACAGCAGGATGCTTGGGGAGATTCTGTCGCGTTATCCGCAGAACGCCGAGTGCGTGTATGCACAGGAAGAGACACGCAACGCGGCGTCGTACTTGTTTGTTGCCGATCGCATGGCGACAGATCTGAACATGGAGCGCCCGCGCTACATCGGGAGGCCTGCAGTGGGCACCCCCGCAACGGGCTCGAAAAAGAAGCACAAGTACGAACACGAAAAGATCCTGTCCGGGGCGATTGGTCCAAAGCCTGAGTCCACTGAAGGATCGGGCACTAGAATTCTCGCATCAGCCTGA